GGAGCAGCCGAGCTTTTTGAGCTGACCGATGATCGTGCCGCCGTATTTCTCTTTCCAGTCCCACGCGCGCTTCAAAAATTCCTCACGGCCGATCTGCTCTTTCGTCAGGCCCTCTTTGCGCATAGCCTCCACGATCTTCGCTTCCGTCGCGATGGAGGCATGGTCGGTTCCGGGCAGCCACAGTGCGGAATAGCCCTGCATTCTGCGCCAGCGGATCAGAATATCCTGTAACGTTTCATCCAGCGCATGCCCCATATGAAGCTGGCCGGTAATATTCGGTGGGGGGATGACAATGGTATACGGTTTCTTCTGCGGATCGGCCTCCGCGTGAAAATAGCCGCCGGAAAGCCAGAATTGATAAATTCTGTCCTCTACCTCCTGCGGCTCATACGTCTTCGCAAGCTCCTTGCTCATTCTGTTTCCTCCTAAAAATCGATCCAAGTAAGTCGGCGCTCCGAGGAGCGCCGACCGGGCCGCCAATACTACGTATCACCGCCCGAAAAGCACAAAGCGCGGGGTTTCCCACGCCCTGTTTTCTGCAATTTTCCGCTTTAAACTCAGCAATTCGCGGCTGTTCGCATCTTGCTCATATTATCCCATCGCGCCGGGGCTTTGTCAATGCTTAATTGGCCGGAACCGCGCACCCCGGGCCGCACAGCGCGGCATTGTCTACAATCACCGCAAGGCACAGGGAGAGCGGCACATCCTGCTGCCGCTCCACATGAATTCCATAGCCGTCACCCCGGGCCGTCCAGCAGGGCGCGTGGGTCATGCGCACGTTGCCCCGGCTGTCCACCGCGTCGAAGCTGCGAATTAGAAGATCGCCGCGGAGGCTCCAGTCTGTTTTGCTTAGGCGCAGGCTGCTGCCGGAGGACGCAAGATTATGCGTCACACGCAGACGCTCCCGCTCCCCGATCTGCACGCTGTATTTGCACAGACCGTGGATTCCCACGCAGCTGATTTTCGCCGCCTCGGTGCCGGCGGCATCGCGCAGATACATTCTGCCCCCAAACGAGCCCCACTCACCTTCCACGGTATAAAGACTGGTACCAGCTGAGTCAAACACATCAAACAGAGTCGAACCAGCTTCGGTATGTCTGTTTAGATAATAGTCCATCCGGATGTCCCCTTCGATATTACATCGATTCTCTTACCCTTATTTTCTGGTAAATTGGTAAGAATATTCTGTTTCTTTCATGATCACCGGGCCGCCCAAAATGCGCTCGGCGGTGCGCTGCGTAACCGGCTGGGTGCCATTGTTCACACCATAGGGCGCTTTGACCACGTATAAAAGAGCGGGCCGGTTCTGCGGCTTTATAGTAAAGAACGCGTCGATCCGCTTCGACGGCAGCTCCGAGCGCCAGAGAGACGGCGGCGCAGGCCGTTGCTGACCGCACAGATAACCAAACGGCAGCAGCTCGTTAAACATAATACGCCCATCACCCGAAGGCATGGCGTTCTGAATGTCCTCTACCAGGCCGGTATAGCGGGCCGCCGCAGCCGGCGTAGTATAAAGGCCCTTGGCCGGGCCTGTCGTCAGCTGCGTGCGCAGATACACGATCGGTTCATCCCGATATACAGCCTGGGCACGCATTACCGTATTGCACAGCACCAAAAGCACCAGAGAGCTGGCAAACGCCGCCCACAGGGTTTTCAGCATTCGGCGGCGCGCCGCGGGCGCTTCCCGCTCTGCCGTATAAAAATCATACGCCGTTAAAACCAATGCCAGGGAGGAAAGATTTAAAATATACGACGCGCCCGTCATGCCATTGTTACTGGCCGTATACACCGCCCAACTGAGCAGCAAGGAGGGCACATACAAAACCCAGATTACAATCCGGCTGCGGCGCTGTGGCCGGTACGCCGTAAGAATTAGCGGCCAGAGCCCCGCGCAGGCCTGAATATAATTTACTTTTGAGGTAAAGGTCAGATCAGCTTCCGTCTGAATCAGCACCATGCCCACATTAATAATCAGGCTCAGCGGCATGCAGACCCAGATCATTACCTCCAGCACCGGCGCAAGGTCAAGCTCCGTTTTCATCTGGTGCGATAAAACGATCAGGACAAGCAGCGTGATTTCAAGCAGCGACAAGATGGTGAGCAGCTGGTAATCCTGCAAAAACAGCGAGGTTTTTACAAACAAGTTCTGGTAGGGGTGCTCCGGGTCCTGAAACAGATACCTCACGTTATCGAGAATTCCCCAAAAACCAGATACCACCAGTAGATAACCGGCGGCCAACAGCAGAATCACAGCACCGCCGCAAAGCATCCCGAACAAAGGCGCACGCGATTCGGGCTCTAAACCGTTTTGCCGCACACGCGGGCGAATCCGGAACAGCGTCAGCAGAAAGATTGGCACCATCACAATAAAAAACGGATAGGAAATGCACGCAAACGCCAAAAGCACTCCTGAAAGCGCTCCAATGCCAAAAGCTCCGGGCACCGAAAAGGAATCACCGTACACGAAAAACAGCAGCATTGCCGCTGACGTTGTAAACAGATACCCCATGCTGTTGTAAGAAAAGTTATTGATTCCGAACGGGGTAAATGAAAAAAACAGGCCCGCGCAGATCAGCGCCGGCAGCCTGCGCCGGAACAACCGAAACACTGCCCGGTATACCAAGAGGGCCACCAGGGCATCCACGCAAATATACAAAATGCGCATGAACAGGAGGATCCCTGTCATGTCCCCCACGGCCAGCCGGTACAGCCATAAAATTGGCGCGAGCAGCAAAGCCCCGGTCTGGTGAATGTCCCAGGAATCCAGAAAGGGACGGTCACCCAACGAAAACCGGTAAGGCAGCGCCAGATAATATGTCTCGTCGGACCAATCGAACCCAAAAACGGAACGAACCAGAAACAAGACCGTCATTCCGGCGATTACAAAATAGGGCAA
Above is a window of Faecalispora anaeroviscerum DNA encoding:
- a CDS encoding LURP-one-related/scramblase family protein, with the protein product MDYYLNRHTEAGSTLFDVFDSAGTSLYTVEGEWGSFGGRMYLRDAAGTEAAKISCVGIHGLCKYSVQIGERERLRVTHNLASSGSSLRLSKTDWSLRGDLLIRSFDAVDSRGNVRMTHAPCWTARGDGYGIHVERQQDVPLSLCLAVIVDNAALCGPGCAVPAN